Proteins encoded together in one Benincasa hispida cultivar B227 chromosome 1, ASM972705v1, whole genome shotgun sequence window:
- the LOC120072995 gene encoding pentatricopeptide repeat-containing protein At4g18975, chloroplastic-like, translated as MLSKGQGRTMGSYFTLLNALAEDGRLDEAEEFWNKLFSQHLESMPPIFFYKVISLYYDRAITSYLRSESCPHKPTRVLSACFVLAHMSPRKFPRKLPNIGLLQARVLMIEPPKRKDPSRSDVIPVHSCTPPELGSYCTK; from the exons ATGTTAAGTAAAGGCCAAGGAAGAACAATGGGAAGCTATTTCACGTTATTAAATGCCTTAGCTGAAGATGGAAGACTTGATGAAGCTGAAGAGTTTTGGAACAAATTGTTTTCTCAGCATCTGGAGAGCATGCCTCCTATATTCTTTTATAAAGTGATATCCCTCTACTACGATCGGGCAATCACAAGTTATTTGAG aagtgaaagttgtccccataaaccaacacgggtcctttcagcatgctttgtcctcGCTCACATGAGTCCTAGGAAATTTCCCAGGAAGTTACCCAACATAGGATTACTCCAAGCtagagttcttatgattgagccaccgaaaaggaag GATCCCTCTCGTTCGGATGTGataccggttcattcatgtacccctcctgaactcgggtcgtACTGTACAAAATAG